A single Musa acuminata AAA Group cultivar baxijiao chromosome BXJ2-1, Cavendish_Baxijiao_AAA, whole genome shotgun sequence DNA region contains:
- the LOC135598077 gene encoding cyclin-SDS-like, whose amino-acid sequence MASMSTADSASISGRKRSFHAAIASNPTEFRSGFPRRDHVPLFPNIERVSSDALLDVAENEEEEGESTSSCFQSDVSHESKVIGSSVSGAPLSDLRRITQTYSRRIKEGRSGRDPKRSKVEVSKRDSAIGTEVSEILEAFPRGNSKKKAPASKVLEKEPEISDSSCLGSITDVNGGGTLKSATDEAAGRSQISRNSVAPIKKLRRDRDLDSDLACSERIPNEGEEEEEESSEYSTCNEMTLSEIEEELFGLCSSEAFISDNNSSSSSELVVSSSSSDGFSEKTLDRAAPSATFSLFLQLARQFLPSSFSMDPGTQFEAFEEFTLMRFEDEEDEESYRRLRSRERRDAAVHNYAEEYSNTTNDGGLILEQRIVMINWMVEHSSAMELQSETLFLGVSLMDRFLSRGYFKSEKNLQLLGIACVTLATRIEENQPYNSIRQISFKVGNNYYSRSEVVAMEWVVQDVLRYKCLLPTTHHFLWFYLKAARADANVQNLSKYLAVLSLLDHERLSYWPSSIAAGLVILACLATNHDDSCQMVMETHVRTKNDDLPECMQSLQWLVKYAC is encoded by the exons ATGGCCTCCATGTCGACCGCCGACTCCGCTTCGATATCCGGACGAAAGCGGTCGTTCCACGCGGCGATCGCCTCCAACCCGACGGAATTCCGATCCGGGTTCCCTCGCCGCGACCATGTTCCCCTCTTCCCGAACATTGAACGCGTCTCTAGTGATGCATTGCTCGATGTGGCGgagaatgaggaggaggagggagagtccACTTCTAGCTGCTTCCAGAGCGACGTCTCCCACGAATCCAAGGTGATTGGGAGCTCTGTGAGCGGGGCTCCCCTGAGTGATCTCCGTCGTATTACCCAAACCTACTCTCGGAGGATCAAGGAAGGCAGGAGTGGAAGAGATCCGAAGCGATCGAAAGTGGAGGTTAGCAAGAGAGACTCCGCTATTGGAACCGAGGTCTCTGAGATCCTCGAGGCGTTTCCTCGTGGGAATTCTAAGAAGAAAGCCCCGGCGAGTAAGGTATTGGAGAAAGAACCGGAGATTTCGGACTCCTCCTGCCTCGGTTCCATCACCGACGTGAATGGCGGCGGAACGCTCAAATCGGCGACGGACGAAGCAGCCGGGAGGTCCCAGATCTCTCGGAACTCGGTGGCGCCAATTAAGAAGCTGCGACGCGATCGGGACCTCGACTCCGATCTCGCCTGCTCCGAGCGGATACCGAacgagggcgaggaggaggaggaggagagttcAGAGTACTCGACGTGCAACGAGATGACCCTCTCCGAGATCGAGGAGGAGCTCTTTGGCCTTTGCAGCTCCGAGGCGTTCATCTCCGACAataattcctcctcctcctccgaactCGTcgtgtcctcttcttcctccgacgGCTTCTCCGAGAAGACTCTCGACCGCGCCGCCCCCTCCGccaccttctccctcttcctccagcTCGCGCGGCAGTTCTTGCCGTCGAGCTTCAGCATGGACCCCGGAACTCAATTCGAGGCTTTTGAGGAGTTCACG TTGATGAGGTTTGAggacgaggaggacgaggagagcTATCGGAGGCTTCGAAGCCGGGAGAGGAGAGACGCGGCGGTCCACAACTACGCCGAGGAGTACAGCAACACGACGAACGACGGCGGTCTGATCCTGGAGCAACGGATCGTGATGATTAACTGGATGGTGGAG CATTCGAGTGCGATGGAGCTGCAGAGTGAGACGCTGTTCTTGGGGGTGAGCTTGATGGACCGCTTTCTGAGCAGGGGATACTTCAAGAGCGAAAAAAACCTCCAGTTGCTAGGGATAGCTTGCGTCACTCTTGCCACCCGAATCGAAGAGAACCAACCTTACAACAG CATACGGCAGATATCGTTCAAGGTGGGGAACAACTATTACAGCAGAAGCGAAGTTGTAGCCATGGAATGGGTGGTGCAAGATGTTCTAAGATACAAATGTTTACTTCCAACAACTCACCATTTCCTCTG GTTTTATCTCAAGGCAGCAAGAGCAGATGCCAATGTACAGAATCTGTCGAAATACTTGGCCGTCTTATCCCTTCTGGACCATGAAAGGCTTTCCTACTGGCCATCTAGCATAGCAGCCGGCTTGGTCATCCTTGCTTGCCTGGCCACCAACCATGATGACTCGTGCCAAATGGTTATGGAG ACCCATGTTAGAACAAAGAACGATGATCTACCGGAATGCAtgcag AGCCTTCAGTGGTTGGTCAAGTACGCATGCTAA
- the LOC103990912 gene encoding NADH dehydrogenase [ubiquinone] iron-sulfur protein 1, mitochondrial, producing MGFLLRSLRCSKPLFRSYLSHPSAAHFRWISSSSAVLRPESSAALAADPPPRTPVAGARVHIPNPDDAIEVFVDGYPVKIPKGMTVLQACEVAGVDIPRFCYHSRLSIAGNCRMCLVEVEKSPKPVASCAMPALPGMKIKTNTPVAKKAREGVMEFLLMNHPLDCPICDQGGECDLQDQSMAFGADRGRFTEMKRSVVDKNLGPLVKTVMTRCIQCTRCVRFATEVAGVQDLGMLGRGSGEEIGTYVEKLMTSELSGNVIDICPVGALTSKPFAFKARNWELKGTETIDVTDAVGSNIRIDSRGPEVMRIVPRLNEEINEEWISDKTRFCYDGLKRQRLNDPMIRGPDGRFKAVSWRDALAVVAEVAHQVKPEEIVGIAGQLSDAESMMALKDFLNKMGSDNVSCEGNGISPNADLRPNFLLNTNISGLEKADAFLLVGTQPRVEAPMINARIRKTVRATQAKVAYIGPPSDFNYDHQHLGTGPETLLDIAEGHHPFCSTLLSAKNPAIIVGAKIFERKDKDAIFSAVETIAKLHKVIRADWNGLNVLLLNAAQAAAFDLGLVSSPSESIQSAKFLYLMGADDVNLEKLPEDAFVVYQGHHGDESVYRANVILPSSAFSEKEGTYENAEGCSQWTVPAVPTIGDARDDWKIIRALSEVAGVRLPYDNLEAVRARIRMVAPNLLHVDEREPSTVSIDMKPNFQHQMSLEPFEAAVENFYMTNSITRASKIMAQCSSMLLKK from the exons ATGGGTTTCCTCCTCCGCTCCCTCCGTTGCTCCAAACCCTTGTTCCGATCCTATCTCTCCCACCCCTCCGCCGCCCACTTCCGATGGATCTCCTCCTCTTCGGCCGTCCTCAGGCCGGAATCCTCCGCGGCACTCGCCGCCGACCCGCCCCCGCGGACCCCAGTTGCCGGCGCTCGGGTCCACATCCCCAACCCTGACGACGCTATTGAGGTCTTCGTCGATGGATACCCCGTCAAGATCCCCAAGGGAATGACCGTCCTCCAGGCCTGCGAGGTCGCCGGCGTCGACATCCCCCGGTTCTGCTACCACAGCCGCCTCTCCATCGCGGGAAACTGCCGTATGTGCCTCGTCGAGGTCGAGAAGTCCCCCAAGCCCGTCGCCTCCTGCGCCATGCCTGCTCTCCCAG GGATGAAGATCAAGACGAACACGCCGGTTGCGAAAAAGGCCAGAGAAGGGGTGATGGAGTTCCTCCTGATGAACCATCCACTGGACTGCCCGATCTGCGATCAAGGAGGTGAATGTGATCTTCAGGACCAATCGATGGCCTTCGGTGCTGACCGTGGACGGTTCACGGAGATGAAGAGGTCGGTGGTCGATAAGAATCTGGGGCCACTTGTGAAGACGGTGATGACTCGTTGTATCCAGTGCACAAG ATGTGTCAGATTTGCAACAGAGGTTGCTGGTGTCCAGGACCTGGGAATGTTAGGCCGTGGTAGTGGGGAGGAAATAGGGACTTATGTCGAAAAACTTATGACAAGTGAACTCTCTGGCAATGTTATAGATATCTGCCCTGTTGGAGCTCTGACTTCTAAACCTTTTGCTTTTAAAGCTCGGAATTGGGAGTTAAAGGGAACAGAGACAATTGATGTAACTGATGCAGTTGGGTCAAACATAAGAATTGACAGCAGAGGTCCAGAAGTCATGCGAATCGTTCCTCGTCTGAATGAG GAAATTAATGAGGAGTGGATATCAGATAAAACACGATTTTGTTATGATGGACTCAAAAGGCAGAGATTGAATGATCCTATGATTCGTGGACCTGATGGACGATTCAAGGCAGTGAGTTGGCGAGATGCACTTGCTGTGGTTGCTGAGGTTGCACATCAAGTAAAACCTGAGGAAATAGTTGGAATTGCTGGTCAGCTTTCTGATGCTGAATCTATGATGGCACTGAAAGATTTTTTGAACAAAATGGGATCAGATAATGTATCCTGTGAAGGGAATGGCATAAGTcctaatgcagatttacgtcctaATTTTCTTCTGAACACGAATATTTCTGGTCTTGAGAAGGCTGATGCTTTCCTGTTGGTTGGCACCCAG CCAAGAGTAGAAGCCCCCATGATAAATGCAAGAATCCGAAAGACAGTGAGAGCTACTCAAGCGAAAGTGGCCTACATCGGTCCTCCATCGGACTTCAACTATGATCACCAGCATCTCGGCACAGGCCCCGAAACCCTTCTTGATATTGCTGAAGGCCACCATCCTTTCTGCTCAACCCTGCTATCTGCAAAGAACCCTGCTATCATAGTTGGTGCTAAAATTTTCGAACGCAAAGACAAAGATGCCATCTTTTCTGCAGTTGAAACCATCGCAAAGCTTCATAAAGTTATTAGGGCTGATTGGAACGGCCTAAACGTCTTACTTCTTAATGCTGCTCAAGCTGCCGCCTTCGACCTTGGTCTTGTATCCAGCCCTAGCGAGAGCATCCAATCTGCCAAGTTTCTATACCTGATGGGTGCCGATGATGTGAACTTAGAGAAGCTTCCAGAAGATGCATTTGTGGTTTACCAGGGTCATCATGGAGATGAGAGCGTCTACAGAGCTAACGTTATTCTGCCTTCTTCTGCGTTCAGCGAGAAAGAAGGCACGTATGAGAATGCGGAAGGCTGCTCTCAATGGACTGTTCCAGCAGTTCCCACCATTGGTGATGCAAGAGATGATTGGAAGATCATTCGGGCACTCTCCGAGGTTGCTGGGGTGCGCCTGCCCTATGATAACCTTGAAGCTGTCCGAGCACGGATTAGGATGGTGGCTCCCAATCTACTGCATGTGGACGAGAGAGAGCCATCTACTGTATCGATCGATATGAAACCAAACTTCCAACACCAGATGAGCCTCGAGCCATTCGAAGCTGCGGTCGAGAACTTCTACATGACGAATTCTATTACTCGGGCTTCAAAGATAATGGCTCAATGCAGTTCGATGCTGCTAAAGAAGTGA
- the LOC103994999 gene encoding protein RGF1 INDUCIBLE TRANSCRIPTION FACTOR 1-like isoform X2 translates to MGCAANQTSEAEDEGRRRRGQNQRPAWLEQLLSTDFFGPCEAHKDIKKSEINIYCVDCRCSMCANCLSLPSSPHRRHRRLQIRRYVYQDVVRVLDIHKLLDCSKVQSYTVNSAKVLFLHPRNQSKSSKPNPGSPLCNMCSRSVAEPNRYCSVACKVFDDSKDASTAHVDECDRSEPCLPHLTSDFEDEPDAEASDASQDGRPDSPRPGWRTRVRKGVPQRSPFF, encoded by the exons ATG GGTTGCGCGGCGAACCAGACGAGCGAAGCCGAGGACGAGGGGAGGAGGCGGAGAGGGCAAAACCAGAGGCCGGCATGGCTGGAGCAGCTCTTGAGCACCGACTTCTTCGGGCCGTGCGAGGCGCACAAGGACATAAAGAAGAGCGAGATCAACATCTACTGCGTCGACTGCCGCTGCAGCATGTGCGCCAACTGCCTCTCCCTGCCGTCCTCCCCtcaccgccgccaccgccgcctccaGATCCGCCGCTACGTCTACCAGGACGTCGTCCGCGTCCTTGACATCCATAAACTTCTCGATTGCTCCAAAGTCCag TCTTATACGGTGAACAGTGCCAAGGTGTTATTCCTCCACCCCCGGAATCAATCGAAGTCGTCCAAACCCAACCCCGGCAGCCCTCTTTGCAACATGTGCAGTCGCTCCGTTGCCGAGCCCAATCGCTACTGCTCCGTCGCCTGTAAG GTGTTCGACGATTCCAAGGACGCATCCACCGCCCATGTTGATGAGTGCGACCGATCAGAGCCGTGCTTACCACATCTGACGTCTGACTTCGAGGACGAGCCCGATGCTGAAGCGTCCGACGCGAGCCAGGATGGGCGTCCCGACTCGCCTCGCCCCGGTTGGAGGACACGTGTCAGGAAAGGAGTTCCCCAAAGGTCGCCATTCTTCTAA
- the LOC135598814 gene encoding receptor protein kinase TMK1-like, which translates to MVCCFLRHLLLMTLLLAVAGSDTDPGDLAAMQVIAAGLGANRSPSLAWSPSAEPCSAWAGVSCTGGRVTAIRAGNCSLSGSLPSAVRSLTALTRLELQQNSLSGPLPSLAGLAALQVLLLHGNSFSSLPADFFTGLTSLESAFIDNNPLAPWSLPDSLRDAAALVNFSANFARVSGPLPAFLGTAFPALDHLGLAFNLLSGPVPAAFAATPLRSLWLNNQQGAARFSGGISFVENMTALEELWLHSNDFSGPLPDFSQLTRLRDLQLRDNRLTGVVPRSLTQLPSLSKVTLTNNLLQGPVPVFPSSVKEVNVDPKGERFCLPNPGDCDPRVTVLLSVVKDFGYPARFAENWVGNEPCGWLGISCDDGGNITVINLQKMGLNGTISPDFGSIASLQRLLLSNNNLTGTIPASLASLPSLRQLDVSNNNLWGQIPSFSKNVLVNTAGNQNIGKDLTGYSNSNPNVLSDASSSRNGHPSSVPVGVIVVSVIAVVVGISLAVVLGFCYYKRKLQQRSRVQSPNTTVILPRHSRSDPDTIKITVAGSSVDDGTTLGNVHVVETGNVVISIQVLRNVTNNFSEENILGRGGFGTVYKGELHDGTKIAVKRMEAGVMGTKGLNEFKSEISVLTKVRHRNLVSLLGYCLDANERLLVYEYMPQGTLSCHLFEWKESGLKPLEWKKRLSIALDVARGVEYLHSLAQQSFIHRDLKPSNILLGDDMKAKVADFGLVRLAPDEKGCSVQTRVAGTFGYLAPEYAVTGRVTTKVDVFSFGVILMELITGRKALDESQPEENVHLVTWFWRMLLNKDAFHKAIDPTIDLDEDTSASISTVAELAGHCCAREPHQRPDMSHAVNVLSSLAELWKPSDPDSEESYGIDLDMTLPQALEKWQALEDRSHVDGATTSFLASLDNTRTSIPTGPLGFADAFTSADGR; encoded by the exons ATGGTCTGCTGCTTCCTTCGCCACCTACTGCTGATGACGCTGCTTCTCGCCGTCGCCGGGTCCGACACCGACCCGGGAGACTTAGCCGCCATGCAGGTCATCGCCGCCGGCCTGGGAGCTAACCGCTCCCCCTCTCTAGCCTGGTCCCCCTCCGCCGAACCCTGTTCCGCCTGGGCCGGCGTCTCCTGCACCGGCGGCCGCGTCACGGCCATCCGGGCCGGCAACTGCAGCCTCTCCGGCTCCCTTCCCTCCGCCGTTCGCAGTCTCACCGCCCTCACCCGCCTCGAGCTCCAGCAGAACAGCCTCTCGGGACCCCTCCCCTCCCTTGCCGGCCTCGCCGCCCTCCAGGTCCTCCTCCTCCACGGCAACAGCTTCTCCTCCCTTCCGGCCGACTTCTTCACCGGCCTCACCTCACTCGAGTCCGCCTTCATTGACAACAACCCCCTCGCCCCCTGGTCCCTTCCGGACTCCCTCCGCGACGCCGCTGCCCTCGTCAACTTCTCCGCCAACTTCGCACGCGTCTCCGGCCCCCTCCCCGCCTTCCTCGGCACCGCCTTCCCCGCCCTCGACCACCTCGGCCTCGCCTTCAACCTCCTCTCGGGCCCAGTCCCCGCCGCCTTTGCCGCTACCCCGCTCCGCTCCCTCTGGCTCAACAACCAGCAGGGCGCCGCCCGCTTCTCCGGCGGCATCTCCTTCGTCGAGAACATGACCGCCCTTGAGGAGCTCTGGCTCCACTCCAACGACTTCTCCGGCCCGCTGCCGGACTTCTCCCAGCTCACCCGCCTGCGCGACCTCCAGCTCAGGGACAACCGCCTCACCGGCGTCGTCCCCAGGTCCTTGACCCAGCTCCCGTCGCTGAGCAAGGTCACCCTCACCAATAATCTGCTGCAGGGGCCCGTGCCCGTCTTCCCGAGCTCGGTGAAGGAAGTCAACGTAGACCCCAAAGGCGAGCGCTTTTGCCTTCCGAATCCCGGCGACTGCGATCCCCGCGTGACAGTCTTGCTATCTGTTGTGAAAGACTTCGGCTATCCTGCTAGGTTTGCCGAGAATTGGGTGGGTAATGAGCCCTGCGGGTGGTTGGGGATCAGCTGTGACGACGGTGGCAACATCACGGTGATCAACCTTCAGAAGATGGGTCTGAATGGGACGATATCGCCGGACTTTGGATCGATTGCATCACTGCAGCGGCTGCTGCTGTCGAACAACAACCTCACCGGGACAATTCCAGCTTCACTCGCAAGCTTACCATCTCTCAGGCAATTGGATGTGTCGAACAACAACTTATGGGGGCAAATTCCGAGCTTTAGCAAGAATGTATTGGTGAACACTGCGGGGAATCAGAACATTGGGAAGGATTTGACCGGTTATAGCAATTCAAATCCAAATGTGTTATCTGATGCAAGTAGCAGCCGCAATGGCCATCCTTCCTCTGTTCCTGTGGGCGTTATTGTAGTTTCAGTGATTGCTGTGGTGGTCGGAATTAGCCTTGCTGTGGTGTTGGGTTTCTGCTACTACAAGAGAAAGCTGCAACAGCGCAGCAGAGTTCAGAGTCCAAACACGACCGTGATACTCCCACGGCATTCGCGATCCGACCCAGACACGATTAAGATCACGGTCGCAGGATCGAGCGTTGATGATGGCACGACTTTGGGCAATGTCCATGTTGTGGAGACTGGGAACGTGGTGATCTCAATTCAAGTCCTTAGGAATGTGACCAACAATTTCAGCGAGGAGAACATATTAGGTCGTGGTGGATTCGGAACAGTGTACAAGGGTGAGCTGCATGATGGCACCAAGATTGCAGTCAAGAGGATGGAGGCAGGTGTGATGGGGACAAAGGGCCTAAATGAGTTCAAATCAGAAATCTCAGTTCTCACAAAGGTCAGGCATCGGAATTTGGTGTCTCTGCTTGGGTACTGCTTGGATGCAAACGAGAGGCTTTTGGTCTATGAATACATGCCTCAAGGGACGCTAAGTTGCCATCTTTTCGAATGGAAGGAATCGGGGTTGAAGCCATTGGAATGGAAGAAGAGACTAAGTATCGCATTGGATGTGGCAAGGGGGGTGGAGTATTTACACAGTTTGGCACAACAGAGCTTTATCCACAGGGATCTGAAGCCTTCTAACATTCTTCTTGGGGATGATATGAAGGCTAAGGTTGCGGACTTTGGACTCGTTCGACTTGCGCCAGATGAGAAAGGCTGCTCTGTCCAGACGAGAGTCGCGGGGACATTCGGTTATCTTGCGCCGGAGTATGCAG TTACTGGGCGTGTGACCACAAAGGTTGATGTGTTTAGCTTTGGAGTGATACTGATGGAGCTGATCACTGGTAGAAAGGCGCTGGATGAGAGCCAACCCGAGGAGAATGTGCACTTGGTGACGTGGTTTTGGAGGATGCTGCTTAACAAGGATGCATTTCACAAGGCCATCGATCCCACCATCGACCTCGATGAGGATACCTCAGCTAGCATCAGCACTGTTGCGGAGCTCGCTGGCCACTGCTGTGCTCGAGAGCCTCACCAAAGGCCGGACATGAGTCACGCAGTCAATGTTCTCTCGTCACTCGCAGAGCTCTGGAAGCCTTCAGATCCAGACTCAGAGGAAAGCTACGGCATCGACCTCGACATGACACTTCCGCAAGCACTAGAGAAATGGCAGGCATTGGAGGACCGCAGCCATGTGGATGGAGCCACGACCTCATTCCTCGCTAGCTTGGACAACACCCGCACCAGCATTCCGACAGGGCCACTAGGCTTTGCGGATGCTTTCACTTCGGCTGATGGAAGATGA
- the LOC103994999 gene encoding protein RGF1 INDUCIBLE TRANSCRIPTION FACTOR 1-like isoform X1: MRSRFLDLDNKGCAANQTSEAEDEGRRRRGQNQRPAWLEQLLSTDFFGPCEAHKDIKKSEINIYCVDCRCSMCANCLSLPSSPHRRHRRLQIRRYVYQDVVRVLDIHKLLDCSKVQSYTVNSAKVLFLHPRNQSKSSKPNPGSPLCNMCSRSVAEPNRYCSVACKVFDDSKDASTAHVDECDRSEPCLPHLTSDFEDEPDAEASDASQDGRPDSPRPGWRTRVRKGVPQRSPFF; the protein is encoded by the exons ATG AGATCTCGGTTTCTGGATCTCGACAACAAGGGTTGCGCGGCGAACCAGACGAGCGAAGCCGAGGACGAGGGGAGGAGGCGGAGAGGGCAAAACCAGAGGCCGGCATGGCTGGAGCAGCTCTTGAGCACCGACTTCTTCGGGCCGTGCGAGGCGCACAAGGACATAAAGAAGAGCGAGATCAACATCTACTGCGTCGACTGCCGCTGCAGCATGTGCGCCAACTGCCTCTCCCTGCCGTCCTCCCCtcaccgccgccaccgccgcctccaGATCCGCCGCTACGTCTACCAGGACGTCGTCCGCGTCCTTGACATCCATAAACTTCTCGATTGCTCCAAAGTCCag TCTTATACGGTGAACAGTGCCAAGGTGTTATTCCTCCACCCCCGGAATCAATCGAAGTCGTCCAAACCCAACCCCGGCAGCCCTCTTTGCAACATGTGCAGTCGCTCCGTTGCCGAGCCCAATCGCTACTGCTCCGTCGCCTGTAAG GTGTTCGACGATTCCAAGGACGCATCCACCGCCCATGTTGATGAGTGCGACCGATCAGAGCCGTGCTTACCACATCTGACGTCTGACTTCGAGGACGAGCCCGATGCTGAAGCGTCCGACGCGAGCCAGGATGGGCGTCCCGACTCGCCTCGCCCCGGTTGGAGGACACGTGTCAGGAAAGGAGTTCCCCAAAGGTCGCCATTCTTCTAA